A genomic region of Caldicellulosiruptor acetigenus contains the following coding sequences:
- the porA gene encoding 2-ketoisovalerate ferredoxin oxidoreductase subunit alpha produces the protein MAIRDRLSGNEAIAFAMKQINPDVVAAFPITPSTEVPQYFSQYVANGEVDTEFVAVESEHSAMSACIGASAAGARTMTATSSQGLALMWEMLYIAASMRLPIVMAVINRALSGPINIHNDHSDSMGARDSGWIQIYCENNQEAYDSLIQAIRIAEHKDVRLPVMVCYDGFITSHAVENIELLEDELVKKFVGEYNPEFYLLNEQNPISMGPLDLPPYYFEHKRQQAEAMRNAKKVVLEIAEEFAALTGRKYGLFEAYKLDDAEVAIVVMNSTAGTAKAVVDEYRSKGYKVGLLKPRLFRPFPVDEIVGALKHLKAVAIMDKSDGFNAAGGPLFTEITSALYGRADGIKAINYIYGLGGRDVKTDDIAKVYDRLLDIVKTGNVGEVYNYIGVRE, from the coding sequence ATGGCTATTCGTGATAGACTTTCTGGTAACGAAGCGATAGCTTTTGCAATGAAACAGATAAACCCTGATGTTGTTGCCGCTTTCCCAATTACACCTTCAACTGAGGTGCCACAATATTTTTCTCAATATGTTGCAAACGGTGAGGTAGACACTGAGTTTGTTGCTGTTGAGTCTGAGCACAGCGCAATGAGCGCATGTATTGGTGCATCAGCTGCGGGAGCTCGAACTATGACAGCAACATCCTCACAAGGTTTGGCACTCATGTGGGAGATGCTCTACATTGCAGCGTCAATGAGACTTCCAATTGTTATGGCAGTTATAAACAGAGCTCTTTCTGGTCCTATTAATATTCACAACGACCATTCAGACTCAATGGGTGCAAGAGACAGTGGCTGGATTCAGATTTACTGCGAAAACAACCAGGAAGCTTACGACTCTTTGATTCAGGCAATAAGAATTGCTGAGCACAAGGATGTAAGACTTCCTGTGATGGTGTGCTATGACGGATTCATCACAAGCCATGCTGTTGAGAATATAGAGCTTTTGGAAGATGAACTTGTAAAGAAGTTTGTAGGTGAATACAATCCAGAGTTTTATCTTTTGAACGAGCAAAACCCAATTTCAATGGGTCCGTTAGATTTGCCACCGTACTACTTTGAGCACAAAAGACAGCAGGCTGAAGCTATGAGAAACGCTAAAAAGGTAGTACTTGAGATTGCAGAAGAGTTTGCTGCTTTGACTGGCAGAAAGTATGGTCTTTTTGAGGCATACAAGCTTGACGATGCAGAGGTTGCAATAGTTGTAATGAACTCAACAGCAGGAACTGCAAAGGCTGTTGTTGACGAGTACAGAAGCAAAGGATACAAGGTAGGTCTTTTAAAGCCAAGACTTTTCAGACCATTTCCTGTTGATGAGATTGTAGGGGCACTCAAGCACTTAAAAGCAGTTGCTATAATGGACAAGTCAGATGGATTTAACGCAGCTGGCGGTCCACTTTTCACTGAGATTACAAGTGCTCTTTATGGGAGAGCAGATGGTATAAAGGCTATTAACTACATCTATGGTCTTGGCGGAAGAGATGTCAAGACAGATGACATCGCAAAGGTTTATGACAGACTTCTTGACATTGTCAAGACAGGAAATGTTGGTGAAGTTTACAACTACATTGGTGTGAGAGAATAA
- a CDS encoding 4Fe-4S binding protein, whose translation MRKMKITEDVTWKEITPAGVIIDPGNAEDFKTGDWRTMRPVWHEDKCKQCLFCFYVCPDSSIKVENGKMVGVDYDHCKGCGVCTEVCPFKAFDFVEEKK comes from the coding sequence ATGAGAAAGATGAAAATAACAGAAGATGTTACATGGAAGGAAATAACACCAGCAGGTGTAATTATTGACCCGGGTAATGCAGAGGACTTTAAAACAGGCGACTGGAGAACAATGAGACCTGTATGGCATGAAGATAAGTGCAAGCAGTGTCTGTTCTGCTTCTATGTATGTCCAGATTCATCAATAAAGGTCGAAAATGGGAAGATGGTAGGAGTTGACTATGACCACTGCAAAGGTTGCGGGGTTTGCACAGAGGTTTGTCCATTTAAAGCTTTTGATTTTGTAGAGGAGAAGAAATAA
- a CDS encoding 2-oxoacid:acceptor oxidoreductase family protein — protein MGKMIEIRWHGRGGQGAKTASLLLAEAAFNTGKYVQGFPEYGPERMGAPITAYNRISDEKITIHSNIYEPDYVVVVDETLIGSVDVTKGLKKDGAIIVNTSKSPEEVKKMLGSFDGKVYTIDARKISMECLGKYFPNIPVLGAVIKVTGIIPEEEAIKDMEGSLKHKFATKPDVIEGNLKAFVRGMQEVQG, from the coding sequence ATGGGCAAGATGATTGAAATAAGATGGCATGGTCGAGGTGGCCAGGGTGCAAAGACAGCTTCACTTCTTTTAGCTGAAGCTGCTTTCAACACAGGCAAATACGTTCAAGGTTTTCCTGAGTATGGTCCAGAGCGAATGGGTGCTCCTATAACAGCTTACAACAGAATAAGCGATGAGAAGATCACCATTCACAGCAACATTTATGAACCTGACTATGTAGTTGTTGTTGATGAAACATTAATCGGAAGTGTTGATGTAACAAAAGGGCTCAAAAAAGATGGTGCGATAATTGTCAACACTTCAAAGTCTCCTGAAGAAGTAAAGAAGATGCTTGGAAGCTTTGATGGAAAAGTTTACACAATTGATGCAAGAAAGATTTCAATGGAGTGTTTGGGCAAGTACTTCCCGAATATCCCTGTTCTTGGTGCAGTTATAAAGGTAACAGGAATTATTCCTGAAGAAGAAGCAATAAAGGATATGGAAGGGTCGCTCAAGCACAAGTTTGCAACAAAGCCAGATGTGATTGAGGGTAACCTCAAAGCGTTTGTTAGAGGAATGCAGGAGGTGCAAGGATAA
- a CDS encoding TVP38/TMEM64 family protein yields the protein MKRKNLSIVLNIIAIAGFILLATAVAIRYSHFLVNIVSNPQKFKSWVLSFGHLGVLVFILTQILQVIISAIPGEAVQISGGYLYGTLLGTVYSLIGIMIGSVCVFYITRLLGFGLVRKIVSEEKLRKFYSLINSPKGDIAIFLLFLIPGLPKDILTYIAGLSPIKPLRFFAIVAVARLPGIFFSSYIGSSLEEKNYTMAIVVSAAAAILFVLGVVYRDKIIKTIHNCVHKKGSSNL from the coding sequence GTGAAGAGGAAAAATCTTTCAATTGTCTTAAATATCATTGCAATTGCAGGATTTATTTTACTGGCAACGGCAGTAGCCATACGATACTCTCATTTTCTTGTAAATATTGTCTCAAATCCGCAGAAATTTAAAAGCTGGGTTTTGTCTTTTGGTCATCTTGGTGTACTTGTCTTCATCCTCACTCAAATTCTTCAGGTTATTATTTCTGCTATTCCAGGTGAAGCTGTGCAAATCTCTGGCGGATACCTTTATGGTACGCTGCTTGGCACAGTATATTCGCTAATTGGCATTATGATAGGCTCTGTGTGTGTATTTTATATAACAAGGCTTTTGGGATTTGGTCTTGTGAGGAAAATTGTCTCCGAGGAAAAGCTCAGAAAATTTTACTCGCTTATTAATTCACCAAAAGGAGATATAGCCATATTCTTACTCTTTTTAATTCCAGGACTTCCAAAAGACATTCTGACATACATTGCTGGACTTTCGCCAATAAAACCACTAAGATTTTTTGCAATTGTAGCCGTTGCAAGACTGCCAGGAATATTTTTTTCATCATACATTGGAAGCAGCCTTGAAGAAAAAAACTACACAATGGCAATTGTAGTTTCTGCTGCAGCTGCTATTTTGTTTGTCTTGGGTGTGGTATACAGAGACAAAATCATAAAAACCATTCATAATTGTGTGCACAAAAAAGGTAGCAGCAATCTTTAA
- the serS gene encoding serine--tRNA ligase → MLDLKYIRANPEKVQEGLSKRNKDISIAPILELDEKRRKLLAEVESLKALQNQKSKEVPKLKKEGKDVTELMNELKELSDKIKELDSRVKEVEDEIEKILLTIPNIPHESVPVGKDDTENVEVRRWGDVKVPDFEVKPHWEIGMSLGILDFERASKVSGSRFTFYRGLGARLERALINFMLDLHIEKHGYTEIFPPFLVARKSMIGTGQLPKFEEDAFKTTDDYFLIPTAEVPVTNYHREEILKEEDLPIKYVAYSACFRAEAGAAGKDTRGLIRQHQFNKVELVKFAKPEESYDELEKLTADAEDVLKELGLPYRVVLLCSGDLGFSSAKTYDIEVWMPSYGRYVEISSCSNFESYQARRANIRFRRKDGKLDYVHTLNGSGLAVGRTLAAILENFQQKDGTVVVPEVLRKYMGTDVIK, encoded by the coding sequence ATGCTTGATTTAAAATATATAAGGGCAAACCCAGAAAAGGTCCAAGAAGGGCTTTCTAAGAGAAACAAAGACATTTCAATTGCGCCCATTTTAGAGCTTGATGAAAAGAGAAGAAAGCTTTTGGCGGAGGTTGAAAGCCTGAAAGCTTTGCAGAATCAAAAATCAAAAGAGGTTCCAAAGCTCAAAAAGGAAGGAAAAGATGTCACAGAGCTTATGAATGAGCTAAAAGAGCTATCTGATAAAATTAAAGAATTAGATAGCAGGGTCAAAGAGGTTGAAGATGAGATAGAAAAGATTTTACTCACAATCCCAAACATTCCTCATGAGTCTGTACCGGTTGGCAAAGATGATACAGAAAATGTTGAAGTAAGGCGCTGGGGTGATGTAAAGGTTCCTGATTTTGAGGTAAAACCGCACTGGGAGATTGGGATGAGTCTTGGAATTTTGGACTTTGAAAGAGCATCAAAGGTGTCGGGTAGCCGTTTTACATTTTACAGAGGACTTGGTGCAAGGTTAGAGAGAGCTTTAATCAACTTCATGCTTGACCTTCACATTGAAAAGCATGGATATACCGAGATATTTCCACCTTTTTTAGTTGCGAGAAAATCTATGATAGGCACAGGACAGCTTCCAAAATTTGAAGAGGATGCTTTTAAGACAACAGATGATTACTTTTTGATACCAACAGCAGAAGTTCCTGTTACAAATTACCATAGAGAAGAGATACTCAAAGAAGAAGATTTGCCAATAAAATATGTTGCCTACTCAGCATGTTTTAGGGCAGAAGCTGGTGCTGCTGGCAAAGACACAAGAGGGCTTATCAGACAGCATCAATTTAACAAGGTTGAGCTTGTGAAATTTGCAAAGCCAGAAGAGTCTTATGATGAGCTTGAAAAGCTCACAGCTGATGCAGAGGATGTTTTAAAGGAATTAGGACTTCCTTACAGGGTTGTGCTCCTTTGTTCGGGTGATTTAGGATTTTCTTCTGCAAAGACATATGATATTGAAGTTTGGATGCCAAGCTATGGAAGATATGTTGAGATTTCCTCTTGTTCAAACTTTGAAAGCTATCAGGCACGAAGAGCAAACATCAGATTCAGAAGGAAAGACGGAAAACTTGACTATGTTCATACGCTCAACGGCTCAGGCCTTGCTGTTGGCAGAACCTTAGCAGCAATACTTGAAAACTTCCAGCAAAAAGATGGAACTGTAGTTGTGCCGGAGGTTTTGAGAAAGTATATGGGTACAGATGTGATAAAGTAA
- a CDS encoding YARHG domain-containing protein, with the protein MFKKHTFAFLLIFIFLLSWPIKSIANDDFIFPQSHIKKLSEDVFFNPEVYNKLHIARNEIFARHGHIFENRELRNYFLSKKRYKPIQKVSFAQLNSIEKYNVILISYFEKYYYKSKLFIEKNYKDKILFFPANKKVYYDLNNDGINESIIYKPSNKGFSLQINNQSTTNELYTNLQNKFAIVDIDKSDNYKEIVIFDEGPSNDYTSIFYQFYNNKITEIGSVGGIYNIGLHIYGNGIVEGLIRAKLLQTWYFNEKYILKNHKLEPIPQDIYKTNFYVFVKKDIKLHTTRSEKSKCFTLKQGQIINIVGCDNKKWCLIETSTGKKGWLLLKDFSFLVDNNMDARDALIGLCYAD; encoded by the coding sequence ATGTTTAAAAAACATACTTTTGCTTTTTTGTTAATTTTTATTTTTCTGCTAAGCTGGCCAATTAAATCAATTGCAAATGATGATTTTATTTTTCCCCAAAGCCATATTAAAAAACTATCTGAAGACGTTTTCTTTAATCCCGAGGTATATAACAAATTGCATATTGCGCGAAATGAAATTTTTGCAAGACATGGTCATATTTTTGAAAACAGAGAGTTAAGAAATTATTTTCTATCCAAAAAGCGGTACAAACCTATCCAAAAAGTGTCTTTTGCCCAACTCAATAGCATAGAAAAATACAATGTAATTCTAATTTCATATTTCGAAAAATACTATTATAAAAGCAAATTATTCATTGAGAAAAACTACAAAGACAAAATACTCTTTTTTCCGGCAAATAAAAAAGTATATTATGATCTTAATAATGACGGTATAAATGAATCTATCATTTATAAACCTTCTAATAAAGGTTTTTCTCTACAAATAAATAATCAATCAACAACAAACGAACTTTATACAAATCTACAAAATAAGTTTGCAATTGTTGATATTGACAAGTCTGATAATTACAAAGAAATTGTTATTTTTGACGAAGGTCCAAGTAATGATTACACATCAATTTTTTACCAATTTTACAATAACAAAATTACAGAAATAGGAAGTGTAGGTGGAATTTACAACATTGGACTTCATATTTATGGTAACGGTATTGTTGAAGGATTGATCCGTGCAAAACTTCTTCAAACATGGTATTTTAATGAAAAATATATTTTGAAAAATCATAAACTTGAACCAATTCCTCAAGATATTTATAAAACAAACTTCTACGTTTTTGTAAAAAAAGATATTAAACTTCACACCACAAGAAGCGAAAAAAGTAAGTGTTTCACTCTTAAGCAAGGACAAATCATAAATATAGTTGGCTGTGATAATAAAAAATGGTGCTTGATTGAAACATCTACTGGCAAAAAAGGATGGCTTCTTTTAAAAGATTTCTCTTTTCTTGTTGATAATAATATGGATGCGCGAGATGCATTAATAGGACTATGTTATGCTGACTAA
- a CDS encoding M48 family metallopeptidase, with translation MVDVKIEKIIRSNRKTIALQMTENSTLIVKAPFHVDEKTIWDVIQKHRKWIDKRKKEIEARDPKTLPKEFVSEEEFLYLGMYYKLHIVEDQDVPLKFENGFYLSRSALPEAKKVFIDWYKKAAYEKILERVNWWAQKRGFKYNKVHITNAQRRWGSCSAKGNLNFSWRLIMAPLSVIDYVVVHELVHLEEKNHGKNFWTKVKLLMPDYKKYEDWLKKNGYLLNI, from the coding sequence ATGGTAGATGTTAAAATTGAAAAAATAATCCGCTCAAATAGAAAAACCATAGCTTTGCAAATGACAGAAAATAGCACACTCATAGTCAAAGCTCCATTTCATGTGGATGAAAAAACAATATGGGATGTTATTCAAAAACATAGAAAGTGGATTGACAAGAGAAAGAAAGAGATAGAAGCAAGAGATCCCAAAACCTTGCCAAAGGAATTTGTCAGCGAAGAAGAGTTTTTATACCTAGGCATGTATTATAAACTGCACATAGTGGAAGACCAAGATGTACCACTCAAATTTGAAAATGGGTTTTATCTCTCAAGAAGCGCTTTGCCAGAAGCTAAGAAAGTATTCATAGATTGGTATAAAAAAGCTGCCTATGAGAAGATTCTTGAGAGAGTAAACTGGTGGGCTCAAAAAAGAGGTTTTAAATACAACAAAGTACATATAACAAATGCACAAAGAAGATGGGGTTCTTGTTCTGCAAAGGGTAACTTGAACTTTTCTTGGCGGCTTATTATGGCACCGCTGTCTGTAATAGACTATGTTGTTGTCCATGAGCTTGTGCATCTTGAAGAGAAAAATCATGGAAAGAATTTTTGGACAAAGGTAAAACTTCTCATGCCTGATTACAAAAAATATGAAGATTGGCTGAAGAAAAACGGGTATTTACTGAATATATAA
- a CDS encoding nicotinate phosphoribosyltransferase: MRISRLDDIEKFKVEDERLFFSAQHEEIKMGLTTDIYFIKTLEVLKYLKREDAYVKAEIFARREGIFCGLPEVLNLLKDVDCNVYSLEEGENFSAKEVVMRIEGRYVDFGIYETPILGILASSSAWATAARRCKEAAGQKPILCFGARHIHPSVAPVMERAAKVGGADGVSCILAAKILGISPSGTIPHAAILIAGSTEEVAIAYDKVIPEDSPCIILVDTFKDEAQEALDVAKLLKEKLYGIRLDTPSERGGVTPELVYEVRKRLDLEGFDHVKIFVSGGLDPEKIKILSEAGADAFGVGSYISGAPPIDMTMDIKEVDGKPVAKRGRIPGVTVNTRLKRVK, from the coding sequence ATGAGGATTAGTAGACTTGATGATATTGAAAAATTCAAAGTTGAAGATGAAAGATTATTTTTTTCTGCCCAACATGAAGAGATTAAAATGGGTTTGACTACAGATATATACTTTATAAAAACACTTGAAGTTTTGAAGTATCTTAAAAGAGAGGATGCCTATGTTAAAGCTGAAATTTTTGCAAGAAGAGAAGGAATATTTTGTGGTCTTCCAGAGGTTTTAAATCTTTTAAAAGATGTTGATTGCAACGTGTATTCTCTTGAAGAAGGGGAAAACTTTTCTGCAAAAGAGGTTGTAATGAGAATTGAAGGAAGATATGTAGACTTTGGAATTTATGAAACACCTATTCTTGGTATACTTGCAAGTTCATCAGCATGGGCAACAGCAGCCAGAAGATGCAAAGAGGCAGCGGGACAAAAGCCCATTTTATGTTTTGGTGCAAGGCATATACACCCGTCTGTTGCGCCTGTGATGGAAAGGGCAGCAAAAGTGGGCGGCGCTGATGGGGTAAGCTGCATATTGGCAGCAAAAATATTGGGAATTTCCCCATCGGGAACAATTCCTCATGCTGCAATATTGATTGCGGGGTCTACAGAGGAGGTTGCAATTGCGTACGATAAGGTAATTCCTGAAGATTCACCATGTATCATTCTTGTTGATACTTTTAAGGACGAAGCTCAAGAAGCTTTAGATGTTGCAAAATTGCTAAAAGAAAAGTTGTATGGTATAAGACTTGATACGCCAAGTGAAAGAGGCGGGGTTACACCTGAGCTTGTCTATGAGGTAAGAAAAAGGCTTGATTTAGAAGGCTTTGATCATGTCAAGATTTTTGTGTCCGGCGGACTTGATCCTGAAAAAATAAAAATACTTTCAGAAGCAGGGGCAGATGCTTTTGGTGTTGGAAGCTATATTTCTGGTGCACCTCCAATTGACATGACGATGGATATAAAAGAGGTTGACGGCAAGCCTGTTGCCAAAAGGGGAAGAATTCCTGGTGTTACTGTGAATACAAGGTTGAAGAGGGTAAAGTGA
- a CDS encoding energy-coupling factor ABC transporter ATP-binding protein: protein MSAVFRGKNITYRVNNKTILEVASFEIEKGKAFALVGCNGSGKTTLMKILSGIILDFEGELYFYDKKIDKTSFDELFKNGFYKKVGYMFQETELQLFNLTVFDEIAFGPRQFMSDESKIQKRVLEVAKFLGIDNLLENDILTLSGGEKKRVALASILANNPEVLILDEPTNDLDPKSIRFFAKILKQLKDVGKTLIVSTHHFDLLFRLADYTILLSPDHRILKIGTTKEILEDKNLLIEAEVIDEEFEV from the coding sequence ATGAGCGCAGTGTTTAGAGGGAAAAATATAACATACAGGGTAAACAACAAAACCATTCTTGAAGTAGCAAGCTTTGAGATTGAGAAAGGAAAGGCTTTTGCGCTTGTAGGTTGCAACGGAAGTGGTAAAACTACACTAATGAAAATACTTTCTGGAATCATACTTGATTTTGAAGGAGAGCTTTATTTTTACGATAAAAAAATTGATAAAACCTCTTTTGATGAGCTTTTCAAAAACGGATTTTACAAAAAGGTAGGTTATATGTTTCAGGAGACAGAACTTCAGCTTTTTAATCTCACTGTGTTTGATGAGATTGCTTTTGGGCCAAGACAGTTTATGAGTGATGAAAGCAAAATCCAAAAAAGAGTTTTGGAAGTAGCGAAGTTTCTGGGGATTGATAATTTACTTGAAAATGATATACTGACATTGAGCGGTGGGGAGAAAAAAAGGGTAGCGCTTGCTTCAATACTTGCAAACAACCCAGAGGTTTTAATACTTGATGAGCCGACAAACGACCTTGACCCCAAAAGCATAAGGTTTTTTGCAAAGATTTTAAAACAGCTCAAAGATGTTGGAAAAACTCTAATTGTTTCTACACACCACTTTGACTTGCTTTTTCGCTTGGCTGACTACACAATTTTGCTTTCACCAGACCACAGAATACTTAAGATTGGCACCACAAAAGAGATTTTAGAGGATAAAAATCTTTTGATTGAAGCTGAGGTCATAGATGAAGAATTTGAGGTTTGA
- a CDS encoding energy-coupling factor transporter transmembrane component T family protein: MLPDFLKEEDNAKVKVAKEGYVEKSLSGYLKISQWFFKRNKSLFTRIDEWAKLLFLIWFSLLVSLSDSILFLAVAFTFVLVAAAISKADIKALIVSSWAFVPLGTFIISIPYMLITKNIIPAIMQVLKTGIIIMTGEVVIYNSRIDRLFKPFSFFGGIREFMWLVELTIRNIFVLLHTITDILFAKKIRTVGVSRNRLDFVKSMIRAIAQKTIYISEATYISMKTRGFSSRNIKLVYRFKLTIPELLVVFFLIIMSILERILR; this comes from the coding sequence GTGCTGCCAGATTTTTTGAAAGAAGAAGATAACGCAAAAGTCAAAGTTGCAAAAGAGGGATATGTGGAAAAGAGTCTTTCTGGTTACTTAAAAATTTCTCAGTGGTTTTTCAAAAGAAACAAAAGTTTATTTACAAGGATTGACGAATGGGCAAAGCTTTTGTTTTTAATATGGTTTAGTTTACTGGTAAGCCTTTCTGATAGTATTTTGTTTTTAGCAGTTGCTTTTACTTTTGTATTGGTAGCTGCAGCAATATCAAAAGCTGATATCAAGGCATTGATTGTTTCATCTTGGGCGTTTGTGCCGCTTGGTACATTTATCATAAGCATCCCTTATATGCTTATAACAAAGAATATTATTCCCGCTATTATGCAGGTTTTAAAGACGGGCATCATTATAATGACAGGTGAGGTTGTAATATATAACTCAAGAATTGACAGGCTTTTTAAGCCTTTTTCTTTTTTTGGGGGAATTAGAGAATTTATGTGGCTTGTTGAGCTCACGATAAGGAACATCTTTGTACTTTTGCACACAATTACAGATATTTTGTTCGCAAAGAAGATAAGGACAGTGGGTGTATCAAGGAATAGATTAGATTTTGTAAAATCTATGATAAGAGCCATTGCTCAAAAGACCATATATATTTCAGAGGCTACTTATATTTCTATGAAAACGCGCGGCTTTTCATCTCGCAATATTAAATTAGTGTATAGATTCAAACTTACCATCCCAGAACTTTTGGTAGTATTTTTCCTAATTATTATGAGCATTTTGGAGAGGATTTTAAGATGA
- a CDS encoding PDGLE domain-containing protein, with the protein MKKGVGNNFKTVLITLFALAILTPLGLLTQNPAFGEWSQEEIKKMLGFVPEGLKKYAEVYKFDLFDDYSVKFIHNQYIGYILSALIGMAVIFAIFFLLKRLMTERK; encoded by the coding sequence ATGAAAAAGGGAGTTGGTAATAACTTTAAAACGGTATTAATAACTCTGTTTGCCCTTGCTATTTTGACCCCGCTTGGGCTTTTGACACAAAACCCGGCGTTTGGCGAGTGGAGTCAGGAAGAAATAAAAAAGATGCTGGGGTTTGTGCCTGAGGGGTTAAAAAAGTATGCTGAGGTTTATAAATTTGACCTTTTTGATGACTATTCAGTTAAGTTCATTCACAACCAGTATATTGGCTATATTTTATCAGCACTGATTGGAATGGCAGTGATATTCGCCATATTTTTCTTATTAAAACGTTTAATGACTGAAAGGAAGTAA
- the cbiM gene encoding cobalt transporter CbiM gives MHIPDGYLSPQTCATFYAASVAAVSIAFTKFKKSVDEKTFVHLSVASAFTFIVMMFNFPVVGGSSAHITGIPLITYLFGPFASIIASAVVLIIQALLFRDGGILALGTNVFNMAVAIPLVTVFVDSLLKMANLKNEKVRMFISTYISTNAAALLTAVELGLQPILFTKAGKPLYFMYDLKTTIPAMMVPHLLIVGVVEAVLTVLLYSPLKNFAKIKK, from the coding sequence ATGCACATTCCTGATGGTTATTTGAGTCCGCAAACTTGTGCTACATTTTATGCTGCATCTGTGGCAGCAGTTAGCATTGCATTTACAAAGTTTAAAAAATCAGTTGACGAAAAGACCTTTGTTCATCTTTCAGTGGCATCGGCATTTACATTTATTGTTATGATGTTCAACTTTCCGGTAGTGGGTGGCAGTTCTGCTCACATAACTGGAATACCACTTATAACCTATCTGTTCGGGCCGTTTGCTTCAATTATAGCATCGGCAGTGGTCTTGATAATCCAGGCTCTTTTGTTCAGAGATGGAGGAATTTTGGCACTTGGAACAAATGTGTTTAACATGGCTGTTGCTATTCCGCTGGTTACTGTTTTTGTCGACAGCCTTTTGAAAATGGCTAATCTCAAGAATGAAAAGGTTAGAATGTTTATAAGCACATACATTTCAACAAATGCAGCTGCACTTTTGACAGCAGTTGAGCTTGGACTTCAACCAATTTTATTTACAAAAGCAGGGAAACCGTTGTATTTTATGTACGACCTGAAAACAACCATTCCTGCTATGATGGTTCCACACCTTTTGATTGTTGGGGTGGTTGAAGCAGTTTTGACAGTTTTGCTATATTCACCTTTAAAAAATTTTGCTAAAATAAAAAAGTAA